A DNA window from Lutra lutra chromosome 8, mLutLut1.2, whole genome shotgun sequence contains the following coding sequences:
- the BBS10 gene encoding Bardet-Biedl syndrome 10 protein isoform X2, producing the protein MVVACVSSHLRKTGDGAKTFIIFLCHLLRGLHTVIDKEQDSLVSKNIHTHRRHWKNCCQWKFISQALLTFQTQILDYIMDHYLSKHFLTIFSSSTKERTLCRSSLELLLEAYFCGRVGRNNHYFISQLMCNYFFKCMACESGFEEVFDLVDDYFVELNVGVTGLPVSDSRIIAGLVLHRDFSVYCPADGDIRIVIVTETIQPPFSASASEFILNSEAQFQTSQFWIMERTKAIMKHLQSQNVKLLLSSVKQPDLVTYYARLNGISVVECLSPEEVSLIRRIIGLSPFILPQASSQYEICNTALVKFCKPLILRSKRYVHLGLISTCSFIPHCIVLCGPVQGLVEQHEDALHGAFKMLRQLFKDLDLNYTIQTSDQNHTSSPLTYKDSRESNLLPEIVNGLIQRPYQGTVVKNKGNLAKTQTYLKVYSNLVVPSVELETCIPCFTPKVTPTDTYQTNETLRCLAPTKTRTIDDNEPFIESNSANSTAENTGIEISSENLQVTKIAGKGNMLPVREKSLEMCTSQSYCCSTLPAGCVLPVGGNFEILLHYYLLNYTRKCQQSEETMVSMIIANALLGIPQILYKSKKGKYSFPQIYIRTLRALQTNQPIVSSQTGLESVAGKYQLLTSVLQCLTKILTIDLVINIRRHPREMSDQDSDEEV; encoded by the coding sequence ATGGTGGTGGCCTGTGTTTCCAGTCATCTAAGAAAAACAGGAGATGGTGCTAAgacatttattatctttctttgtcATTTACTCAGAGGACTTCATACAGTCATAGACAAAGAACAGGATTCTTTGGTTTCCAAAAATATTCATACCCATAGAAGGCATTGGAAAAATTGTTGTCagtggaaatttatttctcaagcTCTTCTGACGTTTCAGACACAAATATTAGATTATATTATGGACCACTACTTAAGTAAACACTTTCTAACCATCTTTTCTTCATCCACTAAAGAGAGAACATTGTGTAGGAGCTCTTTAGAGCTGCTCCTAGAAGCATACTTTTGCGGAAGAGTGGGGAGAAATAATCACTACTTTATTTCACAGTTGATGTGTAACTACTTTTTCAAGTGTATGGCTTGTGAAAGTGGGTTTGAAGAAGTATTTGACTTAGTGGATGACTATTTTGTAGAGTTGAATGTTGGCGTCACTGGCCTTCCTGTTTCGGATTCCAGGATCATAGCTGGGCTTGTGCTTCACAGAGACTTTTCTGTATACTGTCCAGCAGATGGTGACATAAGAATAGTAATAGTAACAGAAACCATTCAGCCTCCTTTTTCAGCTTCTGCATCAGAGTTTATTCTAAATTCAGAAGCACAGTTTCAGACCTCTCAGTTTTGGATTATGGAAAGGACAAAAGCAATAATGAAACATTTACAGAGTCAAAATGTAAAATTGCTCCTGTCTAGTGTGAAACAACCGGACTTAGTTACTTATTATGCCAGACTGAATGGCATATCAGTGGTAGAGTGTTTATCACCAGAAGAAGTTTCCCTTATCCGGAGGATCATAGGTCTTTCTCCCTTTATACTACCACAGGCCTCTTCCCAGTATGAAATCTGTAACACGGCTTTGGTGAAATTTTGTAAGCCCCTTATCTTGAGATCCAAAAGGTATGTTCATCTTGGTTTGATTAGCACATGTTCATTTATACCACACTGTATAGTTCTCTGTGGACCAGTGCAGGGTCTTGTTGAACAACATGAAGATGCTTTACATGGAGCATTTAAAATGCTTCGACAGCTGTTTAAAGATCTTGATCTAAATTACACGATACAAACCAGTGATCAAAACCATACATCAAGTCCTCTTACTTATAAGGATAGCAGAGAAAGTAATCTATTGCCAGAAATTGTTAATGGCTTAATACAAAGGCCGTATCAGGGCACAGTTGTAAAGAACAAAGGTAATCTGGCAAAAActcaaacatatttaaaagtatattcaaATTTGGTAGTTCCGAGTGTAGAATTAGAAACCTGTATTCCATGTTTCACACCAAAAGTGACACCAACAGATACATACCAGACAAATGAAACACTGAGATGTTTAGCTCCAACTAAAACCAGGACAATTGATGACAACGAACCATTTATTGAGAGTAATTCTGCTAATTCAACAGCAGAAAACACTGGAATAGAAATTTCCTCTGAAAATTTACAAGTCACAAAAATTGCTGGAAAGGGAAACATGTTGCCAGTGAGAGAGAAGTCACTGGAGATGTGTACTTCCCAGAGTTACTGCTGCTCCACTCTACCAGCAGGTTGTGTTTTGCCAGTGGGTGGTAATTTTGAGATCCTGTTACATTACTATCTTCTCAACTATACCAGAAAATGTCAGCAGTCAGAAGAAACTATGGTTAGCATGATAATAGCTAATGCTCTTTTAGGCATTCCCCAAATCCTGTATAAGTCTAAGAAGGGAAAGTATAGCTTTCCACAGATATATATAAGAACTCTCCGTGCACTACAAACCAATCAACCCATTGTGAGCAGTCAGACAGGTTTGGAATCAGTAGCTGGTAAATACCAATTACTAACTTCAGTTCTTCAGtgtttaacaaaaattttaaccaTTGATTTAGTAATCAATATTAGGAGACATCCTCGGGAAATGTCTGACCAAGATTCAGATGAGGAAGTATAA
- the BBS10 gene encoding Bardet-Biedl syndrome 10 protein isoform X1 — protein sequence MAVLGSAKAALQVTEVLETILSRCVGPEGRQVLCTKPTGEVLISRSGSCLLEALHLEHPIARMVVACVSSHLRKTGDGAKTFIIFLCHLLRGLHTVIDKEQDSLVSKNIHTHRRHWKNCCQWKFISQALLTFQTQILDYIMDHYLSKHFLTIFSSSTKERTLCRSSLELLLEAYFCGRVGRNNHYFISQLMCNYFFKCMACESGFEEVFDLVDDYFVELNVGVTGLPVSDSRIIAGLVLHRDFSVYCPADGDIRIVIVTETIQPPFSASASEFILNSEAQFQTSQFWIMERTKAIMKHLQSQNVKLLLSSVKQPDLVTYYARLNGISVVECLSPEEVSLIRRIIGLSPFILPQASSQYEICNTALVKFCKPLILRSKRYVHLGLISTCSFIPHCIVLCGPVQGLVEQHEDALHGAFKMLRQLFKDLDLNYTIQTSDQNHTSSPLTYKDSRESNLLPEIVNGLIQRPYQGTVVKNKGNLAKTQTYLKVYSNLVVPSVELETCIPCFTPKVTPTDTYQTNETLRCLAPTKTRTIDDNEPFIESNSANSTAENTGIEISSENLQVTKIAGKGNMLPVREKSLEMCTSQSYCCSTLPAGCVLPVGGNFEILLHYYLLNYTRKCQQSEETMVSMIIANALLGIPQILYKSKKGKYSFPQIYIRTLRALQTNQPIVSSQTGLESVAGKYQLLTSVLQCLTKILTIDLVINIRRHPREMSDQDSDEEV from the exons ATGGCGGTCCTCGGTTCTGCGAAGGCGGCGTTGCAGGTGACGGAAGTGCTGGAGACCATCTTGAGCCGCTGCGTGGGGCCCGAGGGGCGGCAAGTTCTGTGTACGAAGCCCACCGGCGAGGTGCTGATCAGCCGGAGTGGAAGCTGCCTCCTGGAGGCGCTACACTTAGAGCATCCCATAGCCAG GATGGTGGTGGCCTGTGTTTCCAGTCATCTAAGAAAAACAGGAGATGGTGCTAAgacatttattatctttctttgtcATTTACTCAGAGGACTTCATACAGTCATAGACAAAGAACAGGATTCTTTGGTTTCCAAAAATATTCATACCCATAGAAGGCATTGGAAAAATTGTTGTCagtggaaatttatttctcaagcTCTTCTGACGTTTCAGACACAAATATTAGATTATATTATGGACCACTACTTAAGTAAACACTTTCTAACCATCTTTTCTTCATCCACTAAAGAGAGAACATTGTGTAGGAGCTCTTTAGAGCTGCTCCTAGAAGCATACTTTTGCGGAAGAGTGGGGAGAAATAATCACTACTTTATTTCACAGTTGATGTGTAACTACTTTTTCAAGTGTATGGCTTGTGAAAGTGGGTTTGAAGAAGTATTTGACTTAGTGGATGACTATTTTGTAGAGTTGAATGTTGGCGTCACTGGCCTTCCTGTTTCGGATTCCAGGATCATAGCTGGGCTTGTGCTTCACAGAGACTTTTCTGTATACTGTCCAGCAGATGGTGACATAAGAATAGTAATAGTAACAGAAACCATTCAGCCTCCTTTTTCAGCTTCTGCATCAGAGTTTATTCTAAATTCAGAAGCACAGTTTCAGACCTCTCAGTTTTGGATTATGGAAAGGACAAAAGCAATAATGAAACATTTACAGAGTCAAAATGTAAAATTGCTCCTGTCTAGTGTGAAACAACCGGACTTAGTTACTTATTATGCCAGACTGAATGGCATATCAGTGGTAGAGTGTTTATCACCAGAAGAAGTTTCCCTTATCCGGAGGATCATAGGTCTTTCTCCCTTTATACTACCACAGGCCTCTTCCCAGTATGAAATCTGTAACACGGCTTTGGTGAAATTTTGTAAGCCCCTTATCTTGAGATCCAAAAGGTATGTTCATCTTGGTTTGATTAGCACATGTTCATTTATACCACACTGTATAGTTCTCTGTGGACCAGTGCAGGGTCTTGTTGAACAACATGAAGATGCTTTACATGGAGCATTTAAAATGCTTCGACAGCTGTTTAAAGATCTTGATCTAAATTACACGATACAAACCAGTGATCAAAACCATACATCAAGTCCTCTTACTTATAAGGATAGCAGAGAAAGTAATCTATTGCCAGAAATTGTTAATGGCTTAATACAAAGGCCGTATCAGGGCACAGTTGTAAAGAACAAAGGTAATCTGGCAAAAActcaaacatatttaaaagtatattcaaATTTGGTAGTTCCGAGTGTAGAATTAGAAACCTGTATTCCATGTTTCACACCAAAAGTGACACCAACAGATACATACCAGACAAATGAAACACTGAGATGTTTAGCTCCAACTAAAACCAGGACAATTGATGACAACGAACCATTTATTGAGAGTAATTCTGCTAATTCAACAGCAGAAAACACTGGAATAGAAATTTCCTCTGAAAATTTACAAGTCACAAAAATTGCTGGAAAGGGAAACATGTTGCCAGTGAGAGAGAAGTCACTGGAGATGTGTACTTCCCAGAGTTACTGCTGCTCCACTCTACCAGCAGGTTGTGTTTTGCCAGTGGGTGGTAATTTTGAGATCCTGTTACATTACTATCTTCTCAACTATACCAGAAAATGTCAGCAGTCAGAAGAAACTATGGTTAGCATGATAATAGCTAATGCTCTTTTAGGCATTCCCCAAATCCTGTATAAGTCTAAGAAGGGAAAGTATAGCTTTCCACAGATATATATAAGAACTCTCCGTGCACTACAAACCAATCAACCCATTGTGAGCAGTCAGACAGGTTTGGAATCAGTAGCTGGTAAATACCAATTACTAACTTCAGTTCTTCAGtgtttaacaaaaattttaaccaTTGATTTAGTAATCAATATTAGGAGACATCCTCGGGAAATGTCTGACCAAGATTCAGATGAGGAAGTATAA